A stretch of Streptococcus sp. oral taxon 061 DNA encodes these proteins:
- a CDS encoding aldose epimerase family protein gives MKAYTERVFGKVDDKDVVAYRFETEAGYQLEVMTYGATILRYVTPDKAGNFANVILGFDDFDSYVGNSPKHGASVGPVAGRIAGATFELNGKTYELEVNNASNCNHSGSTGWDSSLFELVEVSDHGLTLYTERTDGTGGFPGNLNIWISYHLEENGAYEVSYKVTTDQDTLVNPTNHSYFNLSGDFTQTVDRHVFQLNTEGIYPIAPDGVPAKTPDANRDVVKHIYNGALLKDIFADEDEQIQLVSGLDHPFALPAGHDNAGFLYDQASGRFLLFKTEASCFVVYTANFVDESVMIAGQPMIQHNGIALEAQALPDAIHSDLKNQVILKAGETFTSKTRYEIVVK, from the coding sequence ATGAAAGCATACACAGAACGTGTATTTGGGAAAGTGGATGACAAGGATGTTGTCGCTTATCGCTTTGAAACAGAAGCAGGCTACCAACTAGAAGTCATGACCTATGGTGCAACGATTCTACGCTATGTAACTCCTGATAAGGCTGGTAATTTTGCCAATGTTATCCTAGGCTTTGATGATTTTGACAGCTATGTAGGTAACAGTCCTAAACATGGAGCGAGTGTAGGACCAGTTGCAGGTCGTATCGCAGGTGCGACATTCGAATTGAATGGGAAAACCTATGAACTCGAAGTCAACAACGCTAGCAACTGTAACCACAGCGGTTCGACAGGTTGGGATTCTAGCTTGTTTGAATTGGTTGAAGTCAGCGACCATGGTTTGACTCTTTACACAGAAAGAACAGACGGTACAGGAGGTTTCCCTGGAAATCTTAATATCTGGATCAGCTACCACTTGGAAGAAAATGGTGCTTACGAAGTTAGCTATAAGGTGACGACGGACCAGGATACCTTGGTCAATCCGACCAACCATAGTTACTTTAACTTGTCTGGGGATTTCACTCAGACGGTTGATCGCCATGTTTTCCAACTGAATACAGAAGGTATTTACCCAATCGCTCCTGACGGTGTACCTGCAAAAACTCCAGATGCTAACCGAGATGTAGTCAAACATATCTACAATGGTGCCTTGTTGAAAGATATCTTTGCAGACGAAGATGAACAGATTCAACTCGTATCTGGATTGGACCATCCATTTGCTCTTCCTGCAGGACATGATAATGCTGGTTTCCTCTATGACCAAGCTTCAGGTCGCTTCCTGCTCTTCAAGACAGAAGCATCTTGCTTTGTAGTCTACACAGCTAACTTTGTGGATGAGAGTGTCATGATAGCTGGTCAACCAATGATTCAACATAATGGGATTGCTCTTGAGGCGCAAGCCTTACCAGATGCTATTCATAGTGATCTTAAAAATCAAGTTATCCTCAAAGCAGGTGAAACTTTTACCAGCAAAACTCGTTACGAAATCGTTGTTAAATAA